A single region of the Triticum dicoccoides isolate Atlit2015 ecotype Zavitan chromosome 2B, WEW_v2.0, whole genome shotgun sequence genome encodes:
- the LOC119366185 gene encoding uncharacterized protein LOC119366185, translated as MQQQQHMVAALPLPGPSLRRAFLCNPARAGAAASRTAVRRRCQEEKQQQQQSGDGGEKKKKQEKEKRTFLSLEEAGLVEMSGLSTHERFLCRLTISSLNLLRVISEQEGVAIEELNAGRVCDWFLKDKLKREQNLDTAVLQWDDPPPI; from the exons atgcagcagcagcagcacatggTGGCGGCGCTCCCGCTGCCCGGGCCGTCGCTCCGACGAGCTTTCCTTTGCAATCCAG CGAGGGCGGGAGCGGCGGCGTCGCGGACGGCAGTGAGGAGGAGATGCCAGgaagagaagcagcagcagcagcagagcggTGATGgcggcgagaagaagaagaagcaagagaAGGAGAAGAGGACGTTCCTGAGCCTGGAGGAGGCCGGGCTGGTGGAGATGTCCGGGCTCAGCACCCACGAGCGCTTCCTCTGCCGGCTCACC ATCTCGTCGCTGAACCTGCTGCGGGTGATCTCGGAGCAGGAGGGGGTGGCGATCGAGGAGCTGAACGCCGGGCGGGTGTGCGACTGGTTCCTCAAGGACAAGCTCAAGCGGGAGCAGAACCTCGACACCGCCGTCCTGCAGTGGGACGACCCACCGCCCATCTAA